One Egicoccus halophilus genomic region harbors:
- a CDS encoding FHA domain-containing protein produces MFCSQCGEQVPEDANFCPSCGARVVVAPAGTEHTTASIEVGAFDPAHELDALPELEPGTGMLVVVRGPNAGARFVLDHDPVTVGRHPDSDIFLDDVTVSRRHAQLVHGEHGSVVRDLGSLNGSYVNGERVDERALATGDEVQIGRFKLLYVGDGAEAGGLAP; encoded by the coding sequence GTGTTCTGCAGCCAGTGCGGCGAACAAGTGCCCGAGGACGCCAACTTCTGTCCGTCCTGCGGGGCACGGGTCGTCGTCGCCCCGGCCGGGACCGAGCACACCACGGCGTCCATCGAGGTCGGGGCCTTCGATCCCGCCCACGAACTCGACGCGCTGCCGGAGCTGGAGCCGGGAACGGGCATGCTGGTCGTGGTCCGCGGACCCAATGCCGGCGCCCGGTTCGTGCTCGACCACGACCCGGTGACCGTCGGTCGCCACCCCGACTCGGACATCTTCCTCGACGACGTGACGGTGTCGCGCCGGCACGCGCAACTGGTCCACGGCGAGCACGGCTCGGTGGTGCGCGACCTCGGGAGCCTCAACGGCTCGTACGTCAACGGTGAACGCGTCGACGAGCGGGCGCTGGCCACCGGTGACGAGGTGCAGATCGGGCGGTTCAAGCTGCTCTATGTCGGTGACGGGGCCGAGGCGGGTGGGCTGGCACCGTGA
- the gcvH gene encoding glycine cleavage system protein GcvH has protein sequence MAENTPSELRYTEQHEWLRDDGELLTVGITQFAQEQLGDVVYVDLPSPGAEVEQGQVFGEVESTKSVSDLYAPVSGVVVERNEDLDERPELVNLEPYGQGWMVTIRPGDRGELDGLLDAEAYGELAEG, from the coding sequence GTGGCGGAGAACACGCCGAGCGAGTTGCGCTACACCGAGCAACACGAGTGGTTGCGCGACGACGGCGAGCTGCTGACCGTCGGGATCACGCAGTTCGCCCAGGAGCAGCTCGGCGACGTCGTCTACGTCGACCTGCCGAGCCCGGGTGCGGAGGTCGAGCAGGGGCAGGTGTTCGGCGAGGTCGAGTCGACCAAGTCGGTCTCCGACCTGTACGCCCCCGTCAGTGGGGTGGTCGTCGAGCGCAACGAGGACCTCGACGAACGCCCCGAGCTGGTCAACCTCGAGCCCTACGGCCAGGGCTGGATGGTGACGATCCGTCCCGGTGACCGCGGGGAACTCGACGGACTGCTCGACGCCGAGGCCTACGGCGAGCTGGCCGAGGGCTGA